From Acidobacteriota bacterium:
GCCACGCCTGGAACAACACCGGCTCCGAGCCCTGCTGGATGGCCTTCGTCATGATCGGCGCCCAGCGGCGCTCTTAGAATACCAAGGCTTGTATAGGGCCGGGCTGGACTCCTGAAGGCAGACTCCGGGAATCCAAGCGCCGTATTATGCAGTTATGACTCGCATAACGATTTCGGTTCCGGACAAGCTTGGTCAACTGCTACGGCGCGAGGCTCAGCGGTGCGGGATGTCGATTTCCAAAGTTGCCCGCCGCACTATTGAGGAACACCTTCAGGTCTCCCCGAGCCAATCGGCGGACCTCCCGTTTGCAGGCACTTCGTCCCGAATGAGGGAAGGGCTTTATTATCCTGCTTGCTGGTCCGCCTTGCGGGTCAGGACGGCCAGGACGATGCCGACGATGAAGAGGGCCGGGACGTCGCCGAAGAGGTTGGGGCGCTCGGCGGGGTCTACCAGGGCTTGAACGGCCATGATGGCGGCGTGCACGATGCTCGACCAGACGGTGAACCAGATGAGGCTCTTGTGTTCAAGAGGGTTGCGTGATGCGATGAGGAGAAACACGCCCAGAACCGCATAGATTCCCATGATCATCTGTTCGTATTCGTATTGCCGCGGCTCCCAAGTCCAGCCCTCGGGCCACACGTTCATTAATGCGTAGATGCCGCCGATGAAAACCAGGCCGACCACTATCAAGGCCGTTCTCAGGTACTTCTCTGCTGTCATAGGGACCTCCCGTTGGCCGCAATTCTA
This genomic window contains:
- a CDS encoding DUF6632 domain-containing protein, whose protein sequence is MTAEKYLRTALIVVGLVFIGGIYALMNVWPEGWTWEPRQYEYEQMIMGIYAVLGVFLLIASRNPLEHKSLIWFTVWSSIVHAAIMAVQALVDPAERPNLFGDVPALFIVGIVLAVLTRKADQQAG